The Nitrospirota bacterium genome includes a window with the following:
- a CDS encoding ABC transporter ATP-binding protein: protein MHDTIIEAHGLKRYYYRGSETVKALDGVDLSIRTGEIVSILGPSGSGKTTLINLLSCLDAPTAGTLMVAGKSVAGLSEDELVEVRRGVLGFVFQQFSLLPTLTVSENVELPLMFLGRRTDARRTAEVLRMVGLSDRATHLPRELSGGQMQRVAIARALIVDPKILVADEPTGNLDKATGESIIALFKHLAAEKGLAILITTHNPVFGYETDRAITLEDGRIVKDEDLRNGATLPGTVGPKPKPVPART, encoded by the coding sequence ATGCACGACACCATCATCGAGGCCCACGGGCTCAAGCGGTATTACTATCGTGGCAGCGAGACGGTCAAGGCGCTGGACGGGGTGGACCTCTCCATCAGGACCGGCGAGATCGTGTCGATTCTCGGCCCCTCCGGCTCGGGCAAGACGACGCTCATCAACCTGCTCTCCTGCCTGGATGCGCCGACGGCAGGGACGCTCATGGTGGCGGGCAAGTCGGTCGCCGGGCTCTCCGAGGACGAGCTGGTCGAGGTCAGGCGCGGGGTGCTGGGGTTCGTGTTTCAACAGTTCTCCCTGCTGCCGACGCTGACGGTCTCGGAGAACGTCGAGCTCCCGCTGATGTTCCTGGGGCGCCGAACCGATGCGCGCAGAACCGCGGAGGTCCTGAGGATGGTCGGCCTGAGCGACCGGGCCACCCATTTGCCGCGAGAATTGTCAGGCGGGCAGATGCAACGGGTGGCGATCGCGCGCGCCCTGATCGTGGATCCGAAGATTCTGGTCGCGGACGAGCCCACCGGGAACCTCGACAAGGCGACGGGCGAGTCCATCATCGCGCTGTTCAAACATTTGGCGGCCGAGAAAGGGCTGGCGATCCTGATCACGACGCACAACCCAGTGTTCGGCTATGAGACGGACCGAGCCATTACGCTGGAAGATGGCCGGATCGTCAAGGATGAGGATCTCCGGAATGGCGCAACCCTTCCCGGTACTGTCGGTCCAAAGCCGAAGCCCGTACCAGCCCGCACGTAG